The nucleotide sequence tatttttctcctCTCTTGTTTTTTGTTGTATTACTTCTACCTTTAATGTTTATAAAAATTACCTTTAAATAATCATGGTTATTTCCTAAAAAATTTATGAACATATTTTAAATTTGATGAACACTTTTCAAAAAAATATAATTCAAggatattattttaaaaaaattgctAAGTTTTCCAAATTTTAACGTTATTTTCTAAATTCAAGAAGCATTTTCTGAAAATCATGGTTTTTTCAAAGTATATTTTAATAAATGATGTGAAGATCCTTTAGCCATGCGCAGTGTTGTAGCAAGCATTTTATCTTTGGAGAGGAAAAGCACCActctcttttttgcgggtaaaacaACACTTTATTCTCAATTAGCAACGCATCGGAGCTCTACTCTGGGCTGGCTTCGGCAAGTGTTCTTCGCTTAAAGGGAATTATGGGAGTTCACAGTCTCTTTCTCGCACATGAACGACTAGGCTGGCCTCGGCCCAAAACTTCCAGTCACTGACTTGACTCAGAGTGTGGTAGCGGAGAAAAAAGCGAGGCGGCATGGGTCTCGGCCGAGGAGTGAGGGGGAAAAGCGAAGTCAGCCGAGGGAGCATCAGGGTCTAGGCCAGTGCGTGTTTTAGCGGCATTTTGCAAATGGAGGTCTAATGTTGTACGCGGATGTGATGATTTTTATTTTAGCAAATGGGCCGACCTCATATTTCAGAAGAGAAAGTTAACCTGCTGGCTCCGGCCCATGTAATGACTAGGCTTGGTCTCAGCCCAAGCCCTTCAGTCACTCAGAGTGCTGTAGCGCAGCATGTTTGTCTCTAAAAGACTGAAACTTGAGCAATCAGGGAAGAAAAATGAACACCAAATGCTGAATTCTGCAGCTACTTGCTTCATCTTTGCTTCCCCGTTCCCTCCGTAATCTGTTGATGATCCAACGCTGCCTATAACTAACAATTGTCAGCTATAAAAACCATtagtactactcccttcgttccaaattctggagggagtagtagttttcaaCCAAAGTTTGCAAGCTAATTACTCCGCCAAGTCACCTCGCCGGCGGCATCTGCAGGCAGCCCGCGCCGCTCCTTCTTGTTTTCTTGTTGGCGCCATGATGATGATGAACCTGTAGCCCATGGCCATGGCGCCATGGCCCATGGCCCATTGCTTGGTTGGTTAGTTTAGCCCAAACAGGCTCCGCCTTTCCCACATCCCGATGCACGCCGTAAAGGGAGGGCAGGCACGCCAATCCATGCAACAATTATTACTCACTCCCTCCCACTACGACAATTCGCTCCACGgcttttaggccaactccaccgcacgacttTAAACGGACGTTTGGATTGACCGGATTTTGTTCCTTTGAGGTGTTGATGGGTTCGTCCGTGTTCGTCTTTGTCAGATGGGTCGTGCGTGCACGcaccgcgcggccgcaccccaaatcgtGTCCGGGATGGACGTGAATAAAAAAAAAATAGAATgaaataactaaaaaactaaataaaaacatttaaaaaaaacataaaacatatatagggaacagccacaaaacggcccagtttcccCAGCCACTTAAAAGGCCCAGTTTTCATAATTAAcatataaaacaaaataaaaaaacgcctccgcctcccgcgcgctcctgccgcgcccgtcgGTGCCGTGGCCGTCGCTGTCTTCACTGGCCGCCAGTGTCGTCGTCGTTGCTGACGAGGTCGACATAGGCCGGCGGCATCCACAGGTGGGCCGGAGGTGCGTGGTGGACGGGGTCGGGCTGGACggccggaggtgcctgcaccacctccccccgtggcgacgcctcccactccggtgaccgcggcggagtggggcaccagttcacgcccacgcCGGCGGCCATCTCCGGAACAGTGCAGGACCAGCCCCACCCCTTGCCCAGCAGCTGCTGGAACGCGGCCGgcgggtcctccctcctctcctcctccaggGCCACCATCTGCAGCTCCAGGAAGGCGACGTCCCCGGCGGcagagagggccatggcctcctccagggcgtcccACTGCCGTTCGTCGTGCGTGTACATGGAGTCGTCCATGACACGCTTGaggagacgggcctcctcctccgctgacatgcgaggaggtggagggggcgacggagaaggcgacggcgtgggcgtgacgCCGCGCACGCGCGTACGCGCGCGCACCTCtcgacgtggccgccgcggccctgACACCGTGCCGGCGAAGTATGACGCGCGGCGCGTGTCGTGTTCGTCCTGGAGCCACATGTCCCAGAGGTCGGAATCCGGGCCGTACCTGTCGTCGTAGAACAGGTCGttcgggaggaggcggcggcggcgctcgatctcatcGCGGCGCGCGCGGCCGCTCGCCGGCACAGGAGGGATCGGGACCCGGTCGACGCTGAGGTGCCATCCGTTGGGGAGGTGGACGTCACTCCATGGGACCGGCGTCCTCGTCTCTCAGTACCTCCGGCACACGTCCGCCGCGAGGTACTGCCCGTCGCGCTCACCGGCGGGCCTAGGGTTGATGGTGAAGGGGGCCGGGACGGGGGCTCGACGGGAGGAGCGCGGCGGTGACGCGGGCTCCTTCTTCTTCACGGAGCCGCGGCGGCGCCCCGAGGAGGAGTCGGCCTCACGGTCGTGCTTGCCCTTGCCGTTCCAGAACCCCACGGAGGGGTGGGCGGCCGGCGAGCTCGAGGGCTTCGGCTAGGGTTTCTGCGCTGTCGAGTTTCGAGGAGGCCACGgggtggcgtggggcagtgtggacgacgacccgtccatgcttcccacttaaagaaggacggcgaccgTTCGACGTGcgaatgacaggtggggccgcccgctCGTGCACATTGATGTGGGCggatgggaggtaggtggccgcctgccacgcggccccaaCGCGGACGAGCAcgcgtccgtttggtgtccgccgcgacccaaacccggcgcaaATTTGCGCTTGAAATGGGTCTGCCCGCACACAACACAGACAGGATAGGTTCAGGCCGTCGTGAGCTGGACCACCTcctttgtccgttttaccccaaacgaacAGGGTCGGACAGGATaggatcgcgcggtggagttgtACCTATTATTACCACCTCCGTCCGTTGCTCACTGACATGTCCCCATGAACCGAAAACCCCCAACGACCACACCGTCCGTCCCCAGCCCCACGGACCAACGGACACGTCGGTCGTCCCCTTGCTGCCGCCTGCCCGTACGTGCTCCTCTGCCTCCCGTCGACCGATCACCACACCACACGAGCCTAGCAGTGCATGCAGTGCCACAGCGGTGCACTGGTGGTGCCCGCGCGCGCACTGGTGGTGGCCACTGACTGACACCCACTGCAGCGTGGCACCTTTACTGTGCGATAAAGCTGTTGAAAGCGGAGGAGCGCCGGAGGTGGAGAAAAAGGCGCGGCAGAGCGTGGCGCCAGAGACCAGACAGACAGGAAGAACCAGCCCCCCCTCGTCTCGCCGCTGTCCTCCTTGCCACTTCTGCTCCTCGCACCGCCCGCGGCGACCAGCCAAACCGCCATGCTTCGTCCCAGCGACAGCACCACcccggtgctgctgctgctgctcaccGCCTTGCTTGCCTGCGGCGCCAATGCCGGCTCGCCGGAGGGCGACGCCGCCGCGCTCGCCGACTTCCGCCTCGCCGCGGACCGCTCCGGCGCGCTCGCGAGCTGGAACGCGTCCGCCAGCCCGTCCCCGTGCGGCTGGCGCGGGGTGACGTGCGCGGGCGGGCGCGTGACGCGGCTGGTGCTCGAGGGGCTCGGTCTGTCCGGCGCAGACGCGCTCCCGGCGCTGGCCCGGCTCGACGGCCTCCGCGTGCTGAGTCTCAAGGGGAACcagctctccggcgccgtcccggACCTCTCGCCGCTGCTCGGGCTCAAGCTGCTCTTCCTCTCCCGCAACGCGCTCTCCGGCGCCATCCCGCCCTCGCTCGGCAAGCTCTACCGGCTCTACCGGCTCGACCTCTCCTACAACAACCTGTCCGGCGTCGTGCCGCCCGAGCTGGCCCGGCTCGACCGGCTGCTCACGCTCAGGCTCGACTCCAACCGCCTCACCGGCGGGGTCGACGGCATTGCGCAGCCGAGGCTGCAGGATCTCAACGTGTCCAACAATCTCCTCTCGGGGAGGATTCCGGTGGCCATGGCGGGGTTTCCGGCGGGCGCGTTCGGCGGGAACGCCGGCCTGTGCGGCGCGCCGCTGCCGCCGTGCAAGCAGGAGGTGCAGAACGCGTCCCCGTGCCCTCCCGCTGCGGCCATGGCGGCGTCGTCGCCCTCGTCGAAGCCGCCGGATGGCAAGGGGAAGATGAGCCGCGGGGTCGTGGCAGCAATTGTGGCCGCGGACTTCGCCGTGGTCGGGCTCGTCGCCGGGCTGCTCTTCTGCTACTTCTGGCCGCGCCTCTCCGGGCGGCGGAGCGACAGGCGCCACCGCGAGGGGGAGAAGATCGTCTACTCCTCCAGCCCGTACGGCGCTGCAGGCGTGGTCGCGGCGGCCGGTGGCACGTACGAGCGAGGAAAGATGGTGTTTCTCGAGGACGCCGGCGTGAGGCGGTTCGAACTGGAGGAGCTGCTGCGCGCGTCCGCGGAGATGCTCGGCAAAGGCGGCTGCGGCACTGCGTACAAGGCGGTGCTCGACGACGGCAGCGTCGTGGCCGTGAAGCGGCTCCGCGACGCGGCGCCCGCGGCGGCGTCGACCAAGAAGGACTTCGAGCACCACATGGCCGTGCTCGGCCGCCTCCGCCACCCCAACGTTGTGCCGCTCAACGCCTACTACTACGCCCGCGACGAGAAGCTGCTCGTCTACGAGTTCATGCCCAACGGCagcctcttctccctcctccacGGCAAGTCCTCCGCTCCGCTCAATTCTTCGCCATTAACTCCGTCGAACACTTGCTGCTTCTGCTGCTGAGAAACTGAAGGTGGGAACCTCCGTCTGTCGTCGCAGGTAACCGAGGGCCGGGCCGGACGCCGCTGGACTGGGCGGCGCGCATGCGCATCGCGGCGGGCGCCGCGCGGGGCCTCGCCTACATCCACCACGCGAGCCGGCGCGGCGGGCTGACGCCCAAGCTGGCGCACGGCAACATCAAGAGCACCAACATCCTGCTCGACAGGTCGGGCGAGGCGCGCCTCGCGGACTGCGGGCTGGCGCAGCTGGGCAcgtcgtcgccggcggcgagctcggcggggTACCGCGCGCCcgaggcgccggcgccggcgtcgcGGCCGTGGGCGTCGCAGAAGGGCGACGTGTACGCGCTCGGGGTGGTGCTGCTGGAGCTGCTGACGGGGCGGTGCCCGGGCAGCGAGCTGCCCAACGGCGGCGTGGTGGCGGAGCTGCCGCGGTGGGTGCAGTCGGTGGTGCGGGAGGAGTGGACGTCGGAGGTGTTCGACCTGGAGCTGATGAAGGACAAGGGCATCGAGGAGGAGATGGTGGCGATGCTGCAGCTGGCCCTGAGCTGCGCGGCGAGCGCGCCCGACCAGCGGCCCAAGGTCGGGTACGTGGTGAGGATGATCGACGAGGTCCGCGCGTGCGGGGACCCGCAGGCGTCGTCGCCGTCGCACGGGTCGTCCATGGACGAGTCCTCCGGCGTCTCCGACTCGCCCGCCGTCTCTGATGGCGGCGGCGCCGCCAGCCAGTGATCGGAATTGCAGAGAGCTTTTTTAGGTACTTGGGGCTTGATTGAACTGTGATTTGTGCTTTGGTTAACTGCTTTTTTGTCTTCATCTGGAGGAGGATTGGTGTGGTCCGTTGGATCTGATTTGATGATGGTGTTGTacatgatgatgatgattgatctgaTTAGAATAGCCGTACTGGGATGCTAGATTATTATTGTGTGAGTTGATTGATCATGGCGTTTGTCTTTTTCTTGCGTCGATGTGATCCTCTGCTACTGCAGCACTACACTGGCTTTCAAGTTGGTTTTCATCTCATAATAATTCAGCTCTTATCGCAAACACTCTACTTTTGCACTGGATGCCTATTTTTGCAATGCGACGGTTTGTTTTTTATCTGAAATAACACTGTACTTTTGCACtggagtatttgtgaatttgaccAACGGTCAACTGATTTCCATAAAAGAAAACTAATTTCCAGTTCATTGACACAATGTTACATTTTTTAGGtgaaatttcttttcttttcacgGTGAACATTCAGTTGTACTAAATTTGTTCGGTTGAACATGAAGAGTTTTAGCATCTTGGTTGGGTCAGGTTGAACATGAAGAGTTTTAGCATCTTGGTTGGGTCTATGTGACGGCTGTGATCTATCCTGGGAATGTATCCGGTGCTCTCatccttgtggtgctaccggtgcatcgGATGGCGTAGTATATTTTGAAATGTTTGAAAAATCTAGCACATTGACGCAACATCAATGTATACCGTCACAAAATTTCATACCAAAAGTCAAAACATTGCTCGAGATATGAGAATGACAAATTTGATATCAATGTGATtatgggccaaatctaaagccaACTTATGTTGGAGTATTATTCAGCAtcgaatttgtcatttttgtttcccGGGCTATGTTTTGGATTTCAATTTGAAATTTCTTGACAACATTGATATTGTATGAATGTGCTAATTAATTTTCAGAATTTCCTAAACATGTAAAATGTGCTACAAAGAGTTCGGTGCACTAGGTGCACCAGATATTCCCCTATGTACCCTAGTAGGAATAATGCCTCACACGCTCGATCCCCATCTTGATTGTGCGTTTAGCATCGTTGGAGGGCATGTGGTGGTGTGTCTGGTCTTCAGTGAATCCGGTTGGATGCATTTTTCGTTTGTCTTTTATCGTGTGTCTGCAGATTTGATCCTTGGTGGTCTACGTTTTTTCTTCCTAAGTGACAGTTACTGTTGTAATGCACTGGTCTTATAAAGTCTCAGTACAGCGACGTCACGATTGTATACAACAATAAGGTGTGCCCCACTTCAGCAAGGGAGAGGAGATAACGGTGGCATGCATTCGACTCGCTTCAGTGTTTGTAATCATCGCTGGGTGATTCATGGACCTGGTTGAAAAGTTTATTACCATTGGTATCTAAATAGTTGATCTTCACTAACTTAATCATCTTGACATGCAACTATGCCATCTCATCATGCCACCAAGCATGCCCCACTAAATATAACTCTCTCGGCGCGCAAATAAGCAAACTCACTACGCCACTATGCTATGAGAAAAGACTCGCCTTAACATGCATCTTGCATGCTATACTTCTATGAAACAATTTCTTTCGGCAACCATGTAATAATAATCAAATATATTAAATCATATATGTGCTTGAGTTCCAATTCTTACATGGCTAATCAGAATACCAAAATTTCACCCGAAAAAACAATACTGTAATTTCACACCATCAAATCTCATAGGAAACCACTGCATCGAATTCCCGCTGCAACGCGCGCGTATCATCTCGAGCTCTTTATATTGCCACCTGGCAGATAATGAACAATAgataattgcaaaaaaaaaaacagtagATGGAACGTGTCTCACCGTGACATTCTAGTCGCCTGGCATTCCCCCGCACCTTCCTTGGCTATGATAGAGAATTTTCTTTATCCGTGGAGCCACCAATCCTGGTTTCTTGGAGAACCTGTTGATTATTACTGCCCGGGCAGAGGATTTGCAATGGTTCGTTTTCTTTTTCCTTCCAAAGTTGCTGGTTAGCAGCAGTAGTGAGGATTGAAGGGCGTGGTGGTTTTGTTGGCGTGGTGACTGATCGAACAGGATGCGGTATGGCGCCATGAATGGCCCATTGCCAGCCGTGGAGCTAGGCGGCGCCGCGCCCGATGCAGATGTCCGATATCTCAGCGGCCCCGGCTGCTGCTCctcaggggaggggaggggagggagggagagggcgactgCAGTTCAGTGCAGTCACACAGGAGACGTGGGGGCACCGCCGGCcgcgcaggaggaggaggatggccTTTTTCTGCTGGCATCGCTGGGCTCTGCTCGCAGTGCAGTGCTGTGCTGCGCAACGTGGTTGTGTAGTACCGGCTCGGCCGCGGTCGGTTCCTCCCGCTGGCCGCCCCACCCGGCGCGCACCTGGCCGAGTGGTAGCTTTCCTTGTCAGCAGCACGCAGCGTAGCTCCTCATGCACGTACGTAGTACGTAGAAAGCGCTTTCCGTCCTGTGCTGTGTGGCTTGGCTCGCGGTTTTGTCCTCTGCTATGTGGCTTGGCCCCGTGTGTCGTCCGTGTGCTGCTTGATCGTTGGATAACACATCATTAAGGGCATCTACTAGAGCATATGACAAATATAACCCCTTAAACAGACGCATCCGCAAACAGTGATCGGACACTTCTTAAATTAACACAACCGAAACCGGACAACTCATACTAGATTCTTAAATTCATACAAAAGCATACAAACTACGTAGATGATCTATTTACTCTGCGTCGGAGATGTCCACAATGTCCGTGCCCGGCTATAGGTACATGGGCGACAGCTGCAGCTCCGGCGCCTCCGGCTGCTCTGCTCCGGTCTCCTCCTCCTCTATCTTCGCATCTAGTTCGGCGAAGAGCGCGTCGGATGCCGCCTGTTCCTACCGGAGGAACTGTcagttggcctccacataggcctcatcctgaaTGGACTTCAGGATGGCCTGCCGCTCCTCCATCTCCGTGGCTTGGGCAATGGTGAACTCCGCCTCCGCCATGCTGAACCCCGGAGCAGGCTACTCTACCTCCTCCGGATCCCCCACCTCCATCGGCTCTGGTAgctgctctccctcctcctccggctccgtcGAATCCGAAGGCACCCCGACAGCGATTCGGGCCTATTAGACAAGGGTTTTAGGGTTTGTGGCACACCTCCAAACGTGGGGTGACCTTTTCATTATATAGTGATGTACAACATAATTACAAGTGGGGCCCAGTATATACAGAGTCTAACACCCTTCCTCAATCTTAACCGTGCTCCGAAGAATTCACTAGGTTGAGATTGCGCCTACACCCTTCAAACTGAGGAAGAGGCagtggcttcgtgaagatgtcagcaagttgatctttcgaggagatgaacttgataagAAGCAGTTTCTGGGCAACACGTTCCCTGACAAAGTGGtaatcaacttcaatgtgtttggtGCGAGCATGAAAAACTGGATTTGAAGACAAATACGTCGCcccaatgttatcacaccaaagcacCGACGGCTGCTTCTGAGGAACCTTCAACTCTTTGAGCAAAAACTGTATCCAAATAAGCTCTGTTGTGGCATTTgcaactgctttgtactcagcttcagtgctACTGCGAGACACCGTTGCTTGTttacgagcactccaggcgatcaagttcGAACCAAGGAAGACGGCATATCCCCCCGTTGATCGTCTGTCATCCGGActcccagcccagtctgcatcagagaacgcagagagaACGCCAGAGGGGGCCGGTTGCAGATGCAAGCCATAAGAAGAAGTGGACCGGATGTAACGCAGAATGCGCTTAACTGCAGCCCAGTGAGAGTCTCGAGGAGCATGAAGAAACTGGCAGACCCGGTTGACCGCATAGGAGATATCAGGACGAGTGATAGTCAAGTACTGCaagccaccaacaatactgcgATACTCAGTAGCCTCATCAGCAGGGAGGAGAGAACCATCGAGAGCAGATAGCCGGTCAGTGGAGGACATAGGTGTAGTACCTGGCTTGCACTGGAGCATACCAGACCTCCGAAGAATATCAAGAGAATACTTATACTGAGTGAGAGTCAAGCCAGAACCAGAGGACAATACTTCAAGGCCAAGAAAATAGTGAAGCTGCCCAAGATCCTTAACCGCAAAGTCAGCACTCAAAGCAGAAACCAAGCGATCCGCAGCATAGTCTGAGGAACTGACCACGATGATATCGTCAACATAGACCAGTAGGTACATAGTAACTGTAGGTCGCTGAAGAAGAAATAACGAGGTATCGGCCAGAGAGGGAAAAAATCCATGAGCCCGAAGAGTGGTGCCAAGACGCGCATgccaagcgcgcggagcctgcttcagaccatagagtGCCTTAACAAGACGACAGAGATGCTGCGGACGAGCTGGATCAACAAAACCGGGAGGCtgacgcatgtaaacctcctcctcaagaacaccatgaaggaaagcattctgaacatcaagctgacAAAGAGACCATCCACGGGTAATTGCCAGTGAGAGCAGAAGCCGAATCGTGGTCGGTTTGACCAcgggactgaaggtgtcctcataatcaAGGCCAAGGCGTTGTCTGAATCCTCGAGCAACCAGTCGAACCTTGTATCTCTCGATAGAACCATCAGCATGTTTCTTTACCTTGAAGACCCATTTTGAGTCAATGATGTTGACACCAGCCTTCGGAGGAACCAGTCGCCACGTGTCATTCTTAAGAAGAGCGTGGTATTCTTGTTCCATCGCGGTACGCCAGTGAGGGATACTCAAGgcagcctgaaaatgccgaggcTCAGTAGTAGGGGCGGACTGCACCTGCGCCATGCAAGTCGCAAGCCAGGCCACCGTGCCATCCTTGCGTTCCTTAGGACAAAACACACCACTTTGGCTGCGTGTATGAGGACGCAACACCGGGGGCGGAGCAGGTGGCGAAACCGATGGTGAGGATGATGAGGTGAACGCCGCATCCGTCATGGCAGAGGCTGATGCAGTCGGTGGTGGTGACGAGGAAGACACAGCAGGAGACGCCGACCCGCTCGAGGGCGACGCCAATCCAGACGAGCGGGACAGGTGCCGCACAGGCGACGAGGATGACGCAGAACTCCCAGGCGAAGACGGCCCAGGCGTCGATGACGGGGGACTCCCAGGCGGGGACGGCCCATGCATCGGTGCAGGTGACGGCCCAGGCGTCGATGGCGAGGACGCCGGCGTAGACGGAACGACCTGCTGGGCCGACGCGCTAGTCAGCAGAAGCGGCAGCTGGGCCGGAGTGGTGACGCGCGGTGCAGCAGCCGCGGTCACGGACACAGGCGGGCTCGTTGCATGGGACATGCACGAAGCCAGCCGATCGACATGAGCGGGTGGTGATGACGTAGCCATCGGGGACGAGGGAGGCGGAGTGTCAACCTCATCCAGGAGCTCAAGCCACGCACATCTCCCAATCCCTGCACCATGGTTAGACAACAAAGAGGGCGaatgtgcagcatctacaaattgATCAGGCAATATAGTGGATGGGTGCACTGGCAGTGTGGAGCTTGTGTTAGGTGAGGGAAGAGCAGCAAAGGGAAAAACGtgctcatcaaaaacaac is from Triticum aestivum cultivar Chinese Spring chromosome 3A, IWGSC CS RefSeq v2.1, whole genome shotgun sequence and encodes:
- the LOC123059919 gene encoding probable leucine-rich repeat receptor-like protein kinase At1g68400, which produces MLRPSDSTTPVLLLLLTALLACGANAGSPEGDAAALADFRLAADRSGALASWNASASPSPCGWRGVTCAGGRVTRLVLEGLGLSGADALPALARLDGLRVLSLKGNQLSGAVPDLSPLLGLKLLFLSRNALSGAIPPSLGKLYRLYRLDLSYNNLSGVVPPELARLDRLLTLRLDSNRLTGGVDGIAQPRLQDLNVSNNLLSGRIPVAMAGFPAGAFGGNAGLCGAPLPPCKQEVQNASPCPPAAAMAASSPSSKPPDGKGKMSRGVVAAIVAADFAVVGLVAGLLFCYFWPRLSGRRSDRRHREGEKIVYSSSPYGAAGVVAAAGGTYERGKMVFLEDAGVRRFELEELLRASAEMLGKGGCGTAYKAVLDDGSVVAVKRLRDAAPAAASTKKDFEHHMAVLGRLRHPNVVPLNAYYYARDEKLLVYEFMPNGSLFSLLHGNRGPGRTPLDWAARMRIAAGAARGLAYIHHASRRGGLTPKLAHGNIKSTNILLDRSGEARLADCGLAQLGTSSPAASSAGYRAPEAPAPASRPWASQKGDVYALGVVLLELLTGRCPGSELPNGGVVAELPRWVQSVVREEWTSEVFDLELMKDKGIEEEMVAMLQLALSCAASAPDQRPKVGYVVRMIDEVRACGDPQASSPSHGSSMDESSGVSDSPAVSDGGGAASQ